A single window of Populus nigra chromosome 17, ddPopNigr1.1, whole genome shotgun sequence DNA harbors:
- the LOC133676537 gene encoding universal stress protein A-like protein isoform X1, giving the protein MIMETGANLDLERVLMQEQLVQQPLKEVQIRKRMRIMVAIDESDGSFYALKWALDHLVDGITPTNVPSQEESSLITLVHVQQPFQHYVIPAGPGGAAAFYATPSIVESVRKAQTENDAALLSRALQMCKDKMIKAESLILEGEPKDKICQATEQMQVDLLVLGSRGLGKIKRAFLGSVSDYCAHHAKCPVLIVKPPKEITKETSSKSKEWNADK; this is encoded by the exons ATGATAATGGAGACAGGTGCGAATTTAGATTTAGAAAGGGTACTAATGCAAGAGCAGCTAGTGCAGCAGCCGTTGAAGGAAGTGCAAATCAGAAAGAGAATGAGGATTATGGTGGCTATTGATGAGAGTGATGGGAGCTTCTATGCTCTCAAATGGGCTCTTGATCATCTTGTCGATGGCATCACGCCAACAAATGTACCGAGCCAGGAAGAATCTAGCCTGATCACACTGGTTCATGTTCAACAGCCCTTCCAGCACTACGTAATCCCTGCTGGTCCAGGTGGAGCAG CAGCTTTTTATGCTACACCTTCAATCGTAGAATCTGTGAGGAAAGCACAGACAGAAAATGATGCGGCCTTACTGTCCCGTGCTCTACAGATGTGCAAAGATAAGATG ATCAAAGCAGAAAGTCTTATTCTTGAAGGGGAGCCGAAAGACAAAATCTGTCAAGCTACAGAACAAATGCAGGTTGATCTCCTTGTTCTAGGTAGCCGTGGTCTGGGCAAGATTAAAAG AGCATTCCTAGGAAGTGTAAGTGACTACTGCGCCCACCATGCAAAATGCCCCGTTCTTATTGTCAAGCCGCCAAAGGAGATCACTAAGGAGACCAGTAGTAAGAGCAAAGAATGGAACGCTGATAAATGA
- the LOC133676537 gene encoding universal stress protein A-like protein isoform X2, whose amino-acid sequence MIMETGANLDLERVLMQEQLVQQPLKEVQIRKRMRIMVAIDESDGSFYALKWALDHLVDGITPTNVPSQEESSLITLVHVQQPFQHYVIPAGPGGAAFYATPSIVESVRKAQTENDAALLSRALQMCKDKMIKAESLILEGEPKDKICQATEQMQVDLLVLGSRGLGKIKRAFLGSVSDYCAHHAKCPVLIVKPPKEITKETSSKSKEWNADK is encoded by the exons ATGATAATGGAGACAGGTGCGAATTTAGATTTAGAAAGGGTACTAATGCAAGAGCAGCTAGTGCAGCAGCCGTTGAAGGAAGTGCAAATCAGAAAGAGAATGAGGATTATGGTGGCTATTGATGAGAGTGATGGGAGCTTCTATGCTCTCAAATGGGCTCTTGATCATCTTGTCGATGGCATCACGCCAACAAATGTACCGAGCCAGGAAGAATCTAGCCTGATCACACTGGTTCATGTTCAACAGCCCTTCCAGCACTACGTAATCCCTGCTGGTCCAGGTGGAGCAG CTTTTTATGCTACACCTTCAATCGTAGAATCTGTGAGGAAAGCACAGACAGAAAATGATGCGGCCTTACTGTCCCGTGCTCTACAGATGTGCAAAGATAAGATG ATCAAAGCAGAAAGTCTTATTCTTGAAGGGGAGCCGAAAGACAAAATCTGTCAAGCTACAGAACAAATGCAGGTTGATCTCCTTGTTCTAGGTAGCCGTGGTCTGGGCAAGATTAAAAG AGCATTCCTAGGAAGTGTAAGTGACTACTGCGCCCACCATGCAAAATGCCCCGTTCTTATTGTCAAGCCGCCAAAGGAGATCACTAAGGAGACCAGTAGTAAGAGCAAAGAATGGAACGCTGATAAATGA
- the LOC133677564 gene encoding glycerol-3-phosphate acyltransferase RAM2-like: MAAMNTKSFDHKLGIVYPQNFATMDSFPTIDKCASIGREKHTVVADMDGTLLRGRSSFPYFALLAFEAGGIFRLIFLLLASPLAGLLYYFVSESAGIKVLIFATCAGMKVSDIESVARAVLPKFYSSDLHSESWRVFSSCGKRCVLTANPRIMVEAFLKDFLGADLVLGTEMSTYKGRATGFVLSPGVLVGKNKADALKKAFGEAQPEIGLGDRHTDAPFMALCKDGYIVPPKPDVKAVTTDKLPKPIIFHDGRLVQKPTPLSALLTILWIPIGFILACLRIAAGSLLPMPMVYYAFWALGVRVTIKGTPPPPAKKSIGQSGVLFICSHRTLLDPIFLSTALGRPIPAVTYSVSRLSEIISPIKTVRLSRDRATDASMIKKLLEEGDLAICPEGTTCREPFLLRFSALFAELTDQLVPVAVVNRMSMFHGTTARGWKGMDPFYFFMNPSPAYEVTFLNRLPQELTCTGGKSSHEVANYIQRVIAATLSYECTSFTRRDKYRALAGNDGTVVEKTKLQANKVMGC, from the exons ATGGCAGCGATGAACACAAAGTCATTTGATCACAAACTTGGCATTGTTTATCCTCAAAATT TTGCAACAATGGATAGCTTTCCAACTATTGACAAATGTGCATCCATAGGTAGAGAAAAGCACACTGTGGTAGCTGACATGGATGGAACCCTGCTTAGAGGTCGTAGCTCATTCCCTTACTTTGCtctacttgcctttgaagctgGTGGGATTTTTAGGCTGATTTTCTTGCTATTGGCCTCACCGCTAGCAGGACTTCTATATTACTTCGTGTCCGAGTCTGCTGGTATTAAGGTTCTTATATTTGCTACATGTGCCGGAATGAAGGTTTCCGATATTGAGTCTGTGGCTCGTGCTGTGCTGCCTAAGTTTTACTCTAGCGATCTTCATTCTGAGTCGTGGCGTGTGTTTTCTTCTTGTGGAAAACGATGTGTTCTTACTGCAAATCCAAGAATTATGGTGGAAGCATTTTTGAAAGATTTCTTGGGAGCTGATTTGGTTTTGGGGACAGAGATGTCTACTTATAAAGGCAGAGCAACAGGGTTTGTTCTTAGCCCAGGAGTACTTGTGGGGAAGAACAAGGCAGATGCCCTCAAAAAGGCTTTTGGAGAGGCACAGCCAGAGATTGGACTTGGAGATCGTCATACAGATGCACCCTTCATGGCTTTATGCAAG GATGGCTACATAGTGCCACCCAAGCCAGACGTTAAAGCAGTGACAACGGACAAGCTCCCAAAACCAATCATCTTCCATGATGGCCGGCTAGTCCAAAAACCAACACCATTATCAGCACTACTCACAATTCTCTGGATCCCCATAGGCTTCATTTTAGCCTGCTTGAGAATTGCAGCCGGGTCACTCCTGCCTATGCCAATGGTCTACTATGCTTTCTGGGCACTTGGTGTCCGTGTCACCATAAAGGGAACCCCACCTCCCCCGGCCAAGAAATCAATCGGTCAATCTGGTGTCCTCTTTATTTGCTCTCACCGAACCTTGCTTGATCCAATATTTCTCTCCACTGCCCTCGGCCGTCCTATCCCAGCAGTCACGTACTCAGTTTCTCGTCTCTCTGAAATTATCTCACCCATCAAAACTGTCAGACTCAGCCGTGACCGTGCTACAGACGCATCCATGATCAAGAAGTTGTTAGAAGAAGGTGACCTAGCTATATGCCCTGAGGGAACTACTTGCCGCGAACCCTTTCTTTTAAGGTTCTCAGCTTTGTTTGCTGAATTAACAGACCAACTTGTTCCAGTGGCTGTGGTGAATCGCATGAGTATGTTTCATGGGACAACAGCAAGAGGGTGGAAAGGGATGGATCCGTTTTACTTCTTCATGAACCCTAGCCCAGCATATGAAGTAACTTTCTTGAACAGGTTACCACAGGAGCTAACCTGCACTGGTGGGAAATCTAGTCATGAGGTGGCAAACTACATACAAAGAGTGATTGCTGCCACCCTGTCCTATGAATGCACTTCCTTTACTAGGAGAGATAAGTACAGGGCACTTGCTGGGAATGATGGTACTGTGGTTGAAAAAACGAAGCTCCAAGCCAACAAAGTAATGGGGTGTTGA
- the LOC133677565 gene encoding uncharacterized protein LOC133677565, with translation MVYHTVYILCDILSQNRYRSVCKGRGHQARYCPEREQERSSHGICLKCGNSRHDMFSCTADYLPSDLKEIQCYVCRSFGHLCYADFPDIDPRESCGATGSAKSYTTCYKCGEEGHFAGNCSKQGKGGQGREQASN, from the exons ATGGTTTATCACACAGTTTATATACTCTGTGATATCCTATCACAGAATCGATACCGCTCTGTTTGCAAAGGAAGAGGTCACCAAGCCAGATACTGTCCAGAAAGGGAACAAGAAAGATCAAGTCATGGTATTTGCTTAAAATGCGGAAATTCAAGGCATGATATGTTTTCATGTACAGCTGACTATTTACCCAGTGATCTCAAG GAAATTCAGTGTTATGTTTGCAGAAGCTTCGGTCATCTCTGCTATGCTGACTTTCCAGATATAGATCCAAGAGAG TCATGTGGAGCAACTGGCAGCGCAAAATCCTATACTACATGCTACAAATGTGGAGAGGAAGGTCATTTTGCAGGAAATTGCAGTAAGCAAGGGAAG GGTGGACAGGGAAGAGAACAAGCGAGCAATTAG